The sequence CGAAAAAGTATAAGATAGTCGCATTTTCAATGACGTGTGAATCGCAATGACATGAAAAACCCAATCTGTCCGTTTAGATGACAGTCGCATTGGCAGATACCCGATTACCATCAGATTTATTTCCACATATGATTGAGGCCCGATTCCATGTGCTTTTTTTCCCGTTTTCATGTTCATAATACAAATCCGATCTGTGCCACATATGATCAAAAAACTCAGAATTGGGTCACTAGTACCAGGCAGTGTAAATGCGGCCTTAGACGTTTGGACCCCCACTGTGTATACTGTTCACACCAGGCACAAAAGCAGCGTAATGTAGTCATTGTCATAACTGTGTttcactctcttcttcttcttcttcttcttcttcttcttctcctctagGTGGCTGACCTGGAGTGCCGGGTCGAGGAGCTGAAATCTGAACCTTTATAaaaaagccccccccccccccccccccccgttatGTATCTCAGAAATCCGAACTCGACTAGATGAAGGAGAAGATAGTGTTATTGTTCTTGCGATGAACTGCAGGGTATTTCTTGTCTGGAACACGAGCTTGGTTTCTGGTCGCATACTGTATGTCCTCAGGCTTTGTATTTCAGCCACTTAACCCCCTTTTAACCATGTTTTTCTGTTAACATTTACTAGAACGTGAAGAACAGTTTTATCACCACAAATACAGACTCTGTTGAGCTCTAAATGtactgttccttttttttttttctcattttcagagTTCAGTATTTAATCCCttaatttgtggttttgtgacAGACCAGGCTGTTGCTTTTAATTGCCAAAAAACAaattcctttctttcttttgcctAGTTTTGtgacctttttattttctgagtTTGTACAGATGTGATAATGTGTGGTTTAACAATCAGTTTGGTTTGTAAAAATTTTTAATATGTGtataacatttaacataatatAAACTAATGAGATTGAGGgtttgttgtatattttatgtgatgaagatgaaaaaggACGGATTGCACTGAAGAAGACATCAACGAGGTGCTTCACTGGAACGGAGGAAGAAACGGGAACGTCTTCAAAATTGTATAAACAGTAACCCAACCTTTGTAGGGGTCTTGTCACTTAACCTTGGGAACCACCTGCTGCCTACCTTTCAGAAGTGTTAGTGTATTTTTTACACAGACTCGTTAACGAGCGACCAATCCTCCGGTTTCAACCCCTCACTTATTTCAAGAAGGACCACAGAAACAAGCCTCCACAACTGCTGTGCCACAAATACAAATGgatctctctttatttctttcccCCCCCTCAAAATGGATGTTGTTAAGGACTTGTGTAACTGGTATTAGTTAGGACTACTGATATAAGAACCATTACTGGACTGGGCTTGTTAAAGAAGCCATTACCAGCAGCAAAGTTATAGATTTGAAAAGCTTGTGTCTCTAACCAGCAGCTGCACTTGACACCGCTGTGTGTAGCACATGGAAAACACTGCCAGGTTTATTCCTGTTTCAATTTCCGCACAGTTTAAATGAAATTGAGTCTACTTGTGTCAACTGTCATACCAGTATGTTTGTATAGTTCAGGtaagactgaaatattttaattttacttaatatttataatatagtCAAGGTGGACATATGAGCTAACAAggacaaaaactgacaaaagcaATGTTCAATAGACAAAGTTATACTGTGTCATGTAAAAAAGATGTAGATCTGGAGgactacaaaaacaaaattaagattaatgaattgaaaaaaaaaaacaggcatgGTTATGAGTATTTTCATAATATTAAGGCTTGTACAGTGCACATGCTTTGCATTGTATGTTTTGTGGAATAAATGGTCAACAGTGATGGTCaagtatgttgtttttatttcaaagcaAGTTGACATTAAGACAAACTGCAGTAAGTGTTTTTGTGACTTTGGTGtcttcttttacattttttttaattgcaggAAAACAATTTCATGTGTTGatgattttaaacaaaaatgaaattgacTAGATATGAATTGCTTTAGCTTTAAATAAACTTGAGTATAACTGAAAATAGTGTTATGtacaagacattaaaaaaattctcTGCAACTCTCTAAGAGCAAAACTGTGAAGCACTTGACCACTGAGTGCAAATCAGTTTACATTGGCAACAATCTTCTTCCAAAGTCTTAGAAGTGTCGTCTGACTACAAGTGCATCTTCTGATGGTGTCTCCTGAGGTGATAGTTTCGGGAAAAGCTCTTCCCGCACTGGGTGCATTTGAACATTCTCTGTCCCTGGTGGAGCATTTGGTGAGCTTTGAGACTCTGCGGGCGACTGAAGCTTTTACAGCACTCGGGGCAGCTGTACGGCCTCACTCCCGTGTGCTTCCTCTCGTGTCGCTTCAGGTCTCCCGACTGCCGGAAGCTCTCCCCGCAGTGGGTGCACAGGTACGGCTTCTCCCCCGTGTGAGTTCTGAGATGCACGTTGAGCTGGCCGGTGTAGGAGAAGCTTTTGCTGCAGTGAGGGCAGTTGTACGGCTTCTCGCCTGTGTGAATGCGCTGATGTTGCTTGAGGCTGTAGTGGTTTGCGAAGCCCTTACCACAGTCAGTGCACAAGTAGAGCACCTTTACTTGCTGGAAGCATATGTGAGTTTTGAAAGCTTTGGCATTCGCGCAGCTCTTCCCACAATGAGGGCATATATATTCCttttcaccctcctcctcctcctcctcttcctcctcctccatcttaTCCATTAGGCTGTCTGAATCGCAGTGTGACAGATACTCAACCGGGTGGTGTCTCCTGATGTGTTTAACAAGGTAGCTCTTCATAGTGAAGGAGAACTGACAGAACGAGCATGGGAAAAGCTCAGACGTGCAGTGATACTTCATACAAGTGTTGCTCTTCTGATGCTGTTTAAGGTTCCCGCCTGTAGAGAAGACCTTACCACAGCGGTCACAGGTGTAAGATTTTCCATTTACATGTACCGTCTGCTCGTGTCTCTTCAGGAAGCCAGACTTATGAAAGGTTGCCCCGCACTGACCACACTTGTGCTGTCTCAGAGCACACTTATGTGCTTTGAGATCGTCTGGGTTTCCGTACGTTCGTTTACAATGATTACAACTGAaccatttgtatttttttaactttccgTTTCTGACACCGGCTGTTTCCGTTTCACTGCACTTCTCCTCAGTCTGAGCCGTGCCGGTTAACGGCTTCTTGCAGATGGTTGACCTTCGTTTTGGAGCTATGAGCTTTGTTATGGCGGATATTTTAGATCTAGCTCCGAGTCGCTGAGGCCTCTGAGAGGGAAGTTTTTGGATAGACTCAACTGTTTCAGCCACTGAGGGTTGTGGACTGAAGTCAGGGTCATGGCTCTGATCATCACCTGTAGGCACTGGATCGTCCTCTTGAGTCTCCTCTGAGTGAGTCTCGCTTATGTGTTCCTGAAGCGTGTCCACTGAAGAAAAAGTCAGTGAGCACTCCGCACAGCTAAACGGCATAGTGTGAGATTCCTCCTCGGCCTGGTTTACTTCTTCTCTCCCTTTGCTTTGTTTCTGGTGACGCCGCAGGTGCCTGGTCAGGTCGTTGTACTGGCCAAAGCACTTCTGACACACAGTGCAGACGTACGGGCGAAACTTGTCATGGACCATCGCTTTGTGCTTTTTGAGGGACGCTTCATATATGAAGCTCTTTCCGCAGTCTGAACAATTGTTGGACTGTTCATCCAACTCCTGGGATGTTTCTGCCTCTCCTGCAGAAGTATTCTCCGTTTCAGTTGCATCCTTGGCTTCTTCTATGTTCTCGCTTGCATTCATTCCCTTTGTTTGAATCACTTCCTCAGCTGCTGTATTAGAAAGCTCCGACTCTGATGTCAAGCTCTCTTTCCCTTCATTGAGGATTTCGCTCTGTTTAGGCACCTCTTTTATCACAACCTGCTTTCTGTGGATTAGCTGGTGTCTGATTAAGCCGGACGCCTGGCTAAAACTTCGCCTGCACTGCGGGCAGCAGTAGGGGCGCTTGTTTGAGTGGACACAAAGCTTGTGCCTCTTGAGGTGAGGTAATTGCTTGAAAGTCTTCCCACAATCAGAACACGTTTTGGACTCCACGGGATCCACAGATAACACCACTGGGGAATCTGCAGAGTCAGCATTTGAAGCAGGATTTTCAGGTTCAACTGCTTCAACGACTGGTGCTGTACAGTCCGCTTTTGGTTGTGTGTGGAAGTTTTCTGTATGTCGCTGGAGGAAGGCTTCTGTAGTGAAGGACAGCTGACAGTGGGAGCACGGGAAGATCTGAGATGTCGCAGTTGAATTACTCTCTACAATttagaagagaggagaaaaattTACGTTACACTTCATGGTGAATTGCAAGAATCATCCTGTCAActggaaaataaatcaataaaaaaaaaaagacttcatgACTTGTTGAACTACCAGTACATAAAATGGCCTTCCATATCATGTTCTCAGTCATAGGGTAGTAAAGGTACCTGCTGCATTCAACTTCATAACCCACATCTGGTTCCAAGCTTCACTAAAACGGGCGAGAAGTTTGCTGCTGGGCCCCACCAGTAACTCATCTCCGGGGTGTATGGTGCGACAGCAGTGAAAAAGGATGCTACCTTTGTACTGGACCGCTAGCAAGTTCATCTCGTCTTTATTACGAGCACAGTTGACGTACCTGTGTAAGAAAGAAGAAGGTAAGAAAAATATCAGGTGGTCCAACTCAGCTTGAATATAAACATGGAAAAAGCAGCGGCAGAGGGTCCCTCTCAGTTTTTTTGGATGCACCATCCTCCGCAATATGAAGTGAGATATAATGAGGTTAAATAAGAAAATCATTTCTTGTATGGACTATAG is a genomic window of Thunnus maccoyii chromosome 20, fThuMac1.1, whole genome shotgun sequence containing:
- the prdm9 gene encoding histone-lysine N-methyltransferase PRDM9 isoform X2; this translates as MERYVNCARNKDEMNLLAVQYKGSILFHCCRTIHPGDELLVGPSSKLLARFSEAWNQMWVMKLNAAESNSTATSQIFPCSHCQLSFTTEAFLQRHTENFHTQPKADCTAPVVEAVEPENPASNADSADSPVVLSVDPVESKTCSDCGKTFKQLPHLKRHKLCVHSNKRPYCCPQCRRSFSQASGLIRHQLIHRKQVVIKEVPKQSEILNEGKESLTSESELSNTAAEEVIQTKGMNASENIEEAKDATETENTSAGEAETSQELDEQSNNCSDCGKSFIYEASLKKHKAMVHDKFRPYVCTVCQKCFGQYNDLTRHLRRHQKQSKGREEVNQAEEESHTMPFSCAECSLTFSSVDTLQEHISETHSEETQEDDPVPTGDDQSHDPDFSPQPSVAETVESIQKLPSQRPQRLGARSKISAITKLIAPKRRSTICKKPLTGTAQTEEKCSETETAGVRNGKLKKYKWFSCNHCKRTYGNPDDLKAHKCALRQHKCGQCGATFHKSGFLKRHEQTVHVNGKSYTCDRCGKVFSTGGNLKQHQKSNTCMKYHCTSELFPCSFCQFSFTMKSYLVKHIRRHHPVEYLSHCDSDSLMDKMEEEEEEEEEEGEKEYICPHCGKSCANAKAFKTHICFQQVKVLYLCTDCGKGFANHYSLKQHQRIHTGEKPYNCPHCSKSFSYTGQLNVHLRTHTGEKPYLCTHCGESFRQSGDLKRHERKHTGVRPYSCPECCKSFSRPQSLKAHQMLHQGQRMFKCTQCGKSFSRNYHLRRHHQKMHL
- the prdm9 gene encoding histone-lysine N-methyltransferase PRDM9 isoform X1, coding for MSGRNNNVEWVETIEEVVITEECLPPESITPAVIPVLEPAETPIQKLLDTVGQGENSEAGDGFYCEECLTLFQEQNDPANISGPSFVLDFPTSMGVPQRALLTLPYGLMIGRSSIPNAGVGVINHGPDVSPGMHFGPFEGEETTREKAMASDFSWEIYKGKDEFEYIDAARESLSNWMRYVNCARNKDEMNLLAVQYKGSILFHCCRTIHPGDELLVGPSSKLLARFSEAWNQMWVMKLNAAESNSTATSQIFPCSHCQLSFTTEAFLQRHTENFHTQPKADCTAPVVEAVEPENPASNADSADSPVVLSVDPVESKTCSDCGKTFKQLPHLKRHKLCVHSNKRPYCCPQCRRSFSQASGLIRHQLIHRKQVVIKEVPKQSEILNEGKESLTSESELSNTAAEEVIQTKGMNASENIEEAKDATETENTSAGEAETSQELDEQSNNCSDCGKSFIYEASLKKHKAMVHDKFRPYVCTVCQKCFGQYNDLTRHLRRHQKQSKGREEVNQAEEESHTMPFSCAECSLTFSSVDTLQEHISETHSEETQEDDPVPTGDDQSHDPDFSPQPSVAETVESIQKLPSQRPQRLGARSKISAITKLIAPKRRSTICKKPLTGTAQTEEKCSETETAGVRNGKLKKYKWFSCNHCKRTYGNPDDLKAHKCALRQHKCGQCGATFHKSGFLKRHEQTVHVNGKSYTCDRCGKVFSTGGNLKQHQKSNTCMKYHCTSELFPCSFCQFSFTMKSYLVKHIRRHHPVEYLSHCDSDSLMDKMEEEEEEEEEEGEKEYICPHCGKSCANAKAFKTHICFQQVKVLYLCTDCGKGFANHYSLKQHQRIHTGEKPYNCPHCSKSFSYTGQLNVHLRTHTGEKPYLCTHCGESFRQSGDLKRHERKHTGVRPYSCPECCKSFSRPQSLKAHQMLHQGQRMFKCTQCGKSFSRNYHLRRHHQKMHL